TGGGACTGCTCACAACCACTCTCTGACCAGCGGTTACAGAGTTCACGGAGATGGGACTTGCGAGAAGAGGAGGGGAATCTTCGTGGTGATGCCAACCCAGTAAACAAATTATTTAATtgggtttataaaaaaaaaaacactaaagaGATGGGGAAACATCAGAAGACAATAAATGCAACTGGCAGTGGAATTTAATGAAGCTTCCGCACACCTTGTTGGCATTGGGAACCAGCTCCTGCAGCGCCTTCATTCTCTCTGCTATCCTCTCTCTCCTCAGCTGCAACAACCCCCACCAGACCACACATGATTCCAATTTTGGGAACTCGATAATTTACCAAACCAGACAAAAatgaggccaaaaaaaaaaaagggggaaacttGGCAAGCCCCAGAAGATAAAAATTGTGTTTTTTGTACAGATTGATTAGTTAAAGGCTAAAGCGTACTCTTTCGGCGATGCTGTGGGGATCGGTGGCTTGGCCTCTCCTCGCCCTCACTCTCTGCCTCGGCTGACCTGGCGCGGCGGTGGCCGCGGCGCCACCGCCTGAACCACTCACAGCCACTTGAGCGCTGAAATTCGGCGCCGTTGGCATCGACCCCGCCTGTGATTGTTTTCCAGAACAGATTCTCAGAAAGTTATGcctgcgaaaaaaaaaatagcaaaagggAATGGAGGAGAGAAAAGGGAAATGCCTGAGGTAGAGGAAAATGCTGGGACTGGTTCGAAGCTTGGCCGTTGCCATGCAGAGATCCGGCGAAGCCATTGAACAGAGCTTGAACCGAGCTGTCGCCTTCCTGTGATCAAACTCACACACTTCACTCTCATTTCAATGTCCACTAAACATTCAACAATCGTGTTTTTTTCCttattcaaaagttcaaagtctTTTTAATGGATTGTTCAGCGCTCAAAAAATTTGACTCACACTAACGCTCAAATACCCTCCTGAAAAATCTTCgaaaaacaaaagtgaaaaaatggCATCCCGAAATGTTTACCAGATTCGCAGACTTGAAATGGGAGGACAACGACGACCCGTCGCCAGCGGCCATCAACATCTGCTGCAGCATCATcgccttcgccgccgccgcggccCCGGCCTGGgagcccccgccgccgccgccgatctGGTGCTGCCTCAGCTTCGCGGCCAGGACCGTGGCCTCGTCCAGGCCGTGGAAGCCGCCGACGTCCTCCGACAGGTCGACGGGGACGTCGCCGTTCTGGGGCATGGGGTGGGGGTCGGCGGGGCCGAGGTGGTCGGCCCAGGGAGGCATGGCGGAGAACATGTGGTCGAGGAagtcgtcgccggaggaggagGGGTCGAAGTGGGCGGCGCCGCCCTGGATCTGGTGGTGGTCGCCGTTGCCGCCCTGGAGGTCGTGGAGGGAGACCTGGGGAGGGTTCAGGAGGGAGTTGAGGCTCTGCATCTCTCTGCTACAAGGTTGCATGctggaaggagaaggagaaggagaaggaggaggagaaggaaggtTAGAGAGACAGaggtcttcttcttcgtttggaATTTAGTGGTTGGAGTGATTTGGAGAGGTGAATCTGAAAGATGTTGAGTTTCAGTTCTGGGTGCGAGTTCTCCTTTTGTGTGTTTGAGTAGATTTTTTTCTCTGATGGTGCTAGTTGTCACAGCGCGTGAAGCAGATGAACCAacccaatttctttttcttttttcttttttttttctaactttttataTTCAGTTTCAgggggaaaaataaaaggaaaaagatattattGGGATCTGATTATAACTGCTAATTGGGTTCGTTTTGGGAGAAGACCAGGTCAAATTGGGTTAGGGTAGGTTAGGGTAGGGAGTTTAACGGCTAATCAGCTCTCGGGCATTCTTTCAATCAAGTTTTTTAGACTCTTAATTTGATCAATCAAGGCTTTTAATTTGCATAACTTTTCTAATCAAGCAAATCTAGCTCCAACTTTAGCTGATGGAAGCTTAAAATATACGGTATAGCTCGCAAGGATTCGTTTCGGAAAGTTCGGGCGGTTAAGAATTCTCGTTGCTGAAAGTTTTGAttgtttctttccccttttgaaGTTTTAGTCCCGCGCATTCATTAATGATCCCCAATATCAAAATTCTTTCATGGATCATGCTCTTCCGGGTTCTGACATAACATGTCGACCCTAACCGCTTGAATTCGGAGTTAGGGGCTTGATTAGAACATTATACGAATTCAATAACTTGACTCACCAAAATTCGAAATCCAAGCACTCGATCGAAATTAACGGATGGCTTCGTGATTAAAAGCGAAGTTTTACCTATAATTTATCCCAGCGTTCAACCCAATTGGATCCGTGGCCTCAAATGCCGGTCAACATTTCTGTGAGATTTGACCACAAGATCATTTAGGCCTCTGCTTAGGTCCTCTCCATCTTCTATTGAAGTTCACAGAGGGCCCATCAAAAAACTAGGTGAACCCACAATTTTTGGGTGCTATTCCTAGAAGAA
This genomic interval from Rhodamnia argentea isolate NSW1041297 chromosome 4, ASM2092103v1, whole genome shotgun sequence contains the following:
- the LOC115736231 gene encoding bHLH transcription factor RHL1-like, which codes for MQPCSREMQSLNSLLNPPQVSLHDLQGGNGDHHQIQGGAAHFDPSSSGDDFLDHMFSAMPPWADHLGPADPHPMPQNGDVPVDLSEDVGGFHGLDEATVLAAKLRQHQIGGGGGGSQAGAAAAAKAMMLQQMLMAAGDGSSLSSHFKSANLEGDSSVQALFNGFAGSLHGNGQASNQSQHFPLPQAGSMPTAPNFSAQVAVSGSGGGAAATAAPGQPRQRVRARRGQATDPHSIAERLRRERIAERMKALQELVPNANKTDKASMLDEIIDYVKFLQLQVKVLSMSRLGGAAAVAPLVADMSSEGGGRGDSSQANGNGRSSSNGGDSLTVTEHQVAKLMEEDMGSAMQYLQGKGLCLMPISLATAISTATCQSRIPLPSAAGAGHHGPGDGPTSPSVSALTVQSAALAGGSAVDAKDAASISKP